The following nucleotide sequence is from Basilea psittacipulmonis DSM 24701.
AAAACTGACTACGCCACATAGAATCTTCAAGACGCACTTCATACTTCGCTTTACCATCTTTACCTTTTTTCTCGCTAAACTTCGAACGAGCTGCTTTTTGCGCCAAGGCAATCAAAGAATACAAATAAGAAGTCGAAAGATGATATTTATCTTTTAATTCAGCGATCTCATGTTCAAATTCCATGAGTTTGCCCCAATCTCCCCATTTCACAGACTGCTTAAATAAGGTGACAGATGCTTTTCCTTCCTGTGCCTTAGAATACTCCAGTGCGTCTTCCGCCATTTGTCCTAAATGCGTAACAGGCAAGCCAATTTTCGTCATCACCATGCCTGCTGAAAAATGAATCTCAGAGTTGAGAGCCACGTAATCAGCGAATTTCTGTGACATCTCGTATGCCAAACGTTGTGTTGCATACCAAGGACCAATTAAAAAGAAGTCATCGCCACCTGCAAATACCGTGTAAGTATGGCGGAACGCTTGTTTACAATAAACTGGCAACCACAAACTAAAGAACAGGTTCATTTGTCGCGATAAGCTCGCCATTTTCGTAAACGTTAAGGATCTAATTCCCTTTTGGAAAATCATACCGAGATTATCCACATCCCCTTTTAACGTGCCCAATGCAACCTGTCCCACGTATTCTCCGTCTGCATCTTTTAAAATGCGATCTTCGCAAGCAATATAATCAAAGGTTTTGATGTCGCCAATACGAGCAACATGTTCTTTCACTACGTAATGTTCTTGAGATGCAGGATCCTTTTCGTGCGTGGGAATAAAAGCATTGATATAACGTGTTGCATACCCTTGCCAGACTGGTGCAGACAAGGTATCTGGAATCGCAAAACTCCAAGCACGGTACAAATGATGATTCTTAACGTATTGACCAAATTTTCCCGTGTCTTCTTGACCTTTTGTGAAAACCACTCGATACCCAAAGATAGGCAAAGTCAATATGTCTGTCTCATACGTTTCACGCAGGTTTTCAGCAGCTTCATCCAGAATCAAAAGGCGATCTTTTTTCGTTAAATGTTCACCAATCTTAATCTGATCACTTGAAATGACCGACAGTCCAGATTCATCCTTAGCAGGCAAAAAGTGATTTAAACGACATACGCCATGAGGATAAGAAACAGGTAACACGCTATCGGTACTGTTCGTCATATCCAAACGTTGATATTTAGAGACTTCTAAGGTTTCAAACAAAGATTTCACTAAATCAGAAAAATGAGCTTGAGAAAAATCATTAGCACTAGCTTCCTGATACGCAAGGCCCAATCCCACCATACCGAAAGCATGTTTGATAAACCAAGCATTCAGTTCCTTTTGGACATGTTCAATGCTTGCTTTGATGTCGGGCGTATTAGGTGCCACAATCAAAAACTTACCCGCTGCATTTAAGACTTGGCTCGTTGGCGGTAAATCACACGCTTGGAGTAATTTCAAAGCTGCTAATTCAGAGAACAAAGAAACCTGAAACGAGCGACCTCTTAATAATTTTGCAGATTGTTTATTCGTCTCCCTACCAGCTGAGAAAATAAAATCTTGAATGCCGTAAAAATCGCCCTGTACTAATAAAAACGGTTGTTCTTGGTTAGACAACGTGTCCCAATCTAGTTCATTATTCTTCTCGTAGCATCGCCATAATGCTGTCGCCATCGCAGCCGTCAGCTTGGCTTCATCATATAAAGATACTTGGGGATCGGTGGACATTGATGGCACCGCCCACAAATAAGACTGGCATAAACTTTCAAAATGATCGAGCCATAAATCCCAAGTGTCTGAATGAGCGGCGGGGATCTTGGAAAGCCCTTTCAAAAATCCATCGATTAAAGCCTCGTATTCGCGTTTTGAGGCGTTTTCATCGCATTGGGGGGGGTAGAGGCTTTTGGGAAAATACTATCAGCAGATAGCGGTTTTAAGAGATAGGAATAGGTTTGAGATGAGGGATTGGAGGCCGTTAAACGAATCGATTCAAATAAAGGAGCCAATCGTTTTTGGTAATCGTATTCTGAAGAAGAAGGTTCTTTATCTAGGCCCAAAACAATGCGGTGAGCCAATGAAATTATCTTTTTTAATAAGACATCTTCTTGCCATAAGTCGCTTTCATGTTTAAGATGAGGCAAATGCTCTCTTATTTTCTGAGACGGTATCACTGGAGAAATGATATCGACTAAGGCTCGAAAGGCAACTTTTGAAGAAGAACTTAATCGTTCTTTGTTCATATTTTCGCTCTCTTTGTTTCATTTATACCTAAACATATACTACACGATTTTTTTGGTTTTTGCACAAAATACAAATTTGTTAATAGTCATATAAAACATTTAAGGCAACACGTTCTAAAACACTTTCTGTCCTTGATAGTTACCTTAACGATGAATCATGACATGAGATGTCAAAATTAAATAAAAAAGGGGCTATCGTCGATGAACAGAGCGTATCAATAAACCTTATATGTAGAAAAAGGAAGTCGTTTAGATGAACGTTATATTTGTGATGTTTGCTAAAGAAATTTAGGGCTAATCCTGAAGATGTTGGGGAGACTGATTTTTTTTTGGAAAATGCTTGCATCATTATATAATGGCATAAATTAAACAGTTACGATGATTACTCATGAGAAAAATACGTCAAGCGTTAGGACGAATTCGCCGTTCAATTGGAAAATTTCTTTTAGATAAGAAAGTTAGTCCTTATACCTCTTCTACCCCCCCCCAACTGAAAACCATTAAGAAAATCGTATTCTTACGCCAAGATGGCAAGATTGGCGACTATATCGTTAGTTCCTTTGTTTTTAGAGAGATCAAAAAGCAATCCCCCGATACGCATATTACAGTGGTGGCCACACGTGCTTTGGCAGATCTGTTAGAAGCGAATCCTTATATTGATGAAATTTATTATGTCAAACGTCGTCATATTTGGGATTTATTAAAGTGCGGATGGTATCTTTCTCGTCAGCAGATTGATGCGGTGATTGATTTAACGCACGTCATTAATAATCGAGGCTTGTGTTTGCTTCGTCTCATCAAAGCTAAAGTGTATGTGGGCTCTCGAAAATCCCATTATAAAATTTTTGATATCAGTATTGATGAAGCCTGTCACTTTTCTGAGTTATACATCAAAGCAGTAGAATCCTTGGGGTTCAAAGTAGTTGACCGTCATTATGACATTCCTGCTCATGCACAATCTGCACAAAATGTTCAAAATTTTCTAAAAGTACATTCATATCAGTCTTATACGGCGATTAATTTTTATGGTTCTTCACGTCACCGAAAGTTTGGTGACAAAAAGATTAGAGAACTATTGGCTTATTTATCTCAAGTAATTCCCAATGTAAAGATTTGCTTGCTCAGTAGTCCAGCGATGAATGAACATTTAACCACTATTGCTCAATCGTTTGAACAAACTTTTGTGTACCCCACCCAATCTATTTATGATTCGATTGAATTAATTCGTAATGCTCGCTTACTCATATCTGTTGATACGGCAACGGTGCATATTGCTTGTGGATTGAATAAACCAATTATCGCGTTCTACAACCATGATGACGTGAATTTTAAAAGTTGGCATCCTAATTGT
It contains:
- the cas10 gene encoding type III-A CRISPR-associated protein Cas10/Csm1, whose amino-acid sequence is MDGFLKGLSKIPAAHSDTWDLWLDHFESLCQSYLWAVPSMSTDPQVSLYDEAKLTAAMATALWRCYEKNNELDWDTLSNQEQPFLLVQGDFYGIQDFIFSAGRETNKQSAKLLRGRSFQVSLFSELAALKLLQACDLPPTSQVLNAAGKFLIVAPNTPDIKASIEHVQKELNAWFIKHAFGMVGLGLAYQEASANDFSQAHFSDLVKSLFETLEVSKYQRLDMTNSTDSVLPVSYPHGVCRLNHFLPAKDESGLSVISSDQIKIGEHLTKKDRLLILDEAAENLRETYETDILTLPIFGYRVVFTKGQEDTGKFGQYVKNHHLYRAWSFAIPDTLSAPVWQGYATRYINAFIPTHEKDPASQEHYVVKEHVARIGDIKTFDYIACEDRILKDADGEYVGQVALGTLKGDVDNLGMIFQKGIRSLTFTKMASLSRQMNLFFSLWLPVYCKQAFRHTYTVFAGGDDFFLIGPWYATQRLAYEMSQKFADYVALNSEIHFSAGMVMTKIGLPVTHLGQMAEDALEYSKAQEGKASVTLFKQSVKWGDWGKLMEFEHEIAELKDKYHLSTSYLYSLIALAQKAARSKFSEKKGKDGKAKYEVRLEDSMWRSQFYYRTARYVTDKISDEHERKECLSRLSHTIGEQGIATWDERFALPLFNYFYKYRS
- a CDS encoding glycosyltransferase family 9 protein, whose product is MRKIRQALGRIRRSIGKFLLDKKVSPYTSSTPPQLKTIKKIVFLRQDGKIGDYIVSSFVFREIKKQSPDTHITVVATRALADLLEANPYIDEIYYVKRRHIWDLLKCGWYLSRQQIDAVIDLTHVINNRGLCLLRLIKAKVYVGSRKSHYKIFDISIDEACHFSELYIKAVESLGFKVVDRHYDIPAHAQSAQNVQNFLKVHSYQSYTAINFYGSSRHRKFGDKKIRELLAYLSQVIPNVKICLLSSPAMNEHLTTIAQSFEQTFVYPTQSIYDSIELIRNARLLISVDTATVHIACGLNKPIIAFYNHDDVNFKSWHPNCPDNAHVIRYVDNVDEIQPEQIQKEWLVS